The genomic region GTTGTTGGGGCACGCTAACGTGGCAACCACGATGATTTACACGCATGTGCTGAATAAAGGCGGTCGTGGGGTGGCGAGTCCCTTGGATCGGTTGCTGGGGGCAAAACACGTCAAAGAAGCGGCGGCGGTTTACGGTTTAAGCGCAGCATTTACCTAACCGTTCTGCTGTAACCAGAACGTCGCCGGCCCATCATTCTCCAGCGCCACTTTCATGTCGGCGCCAAACTGGCCACTGGCGACGTTGGGGTGCAATGCCTGCAATTGTTGCCAGGCGTAGCGGAACATTTGCTCGCCGAAGGCGGGGGCAGCAGCGGTGGAAAATCCGGGCCGGTTGCCTTTGCGAGTGTCGGCTGCCAGCGTGAATTGCGGCACCAGCAATACGCCGCCATCGATATCGCGCACCGAGCGATTCATTTTGCCTTGTTCATCCGAAAAGATGCGGTAGTTCAGCACCCGTTCCAGCAGTCGATCGGCGACGGCTTCGTTGTCTTGTGGTTCGGCGCAGAGAAACACCAGCAAACCGGTGTCGACTTTGCCAATACATTCTCCGGCCACCGTGACGCTGGCGTGATTTACTCGTTGCAGTAATGCGATCATCGTGTCGTATGGATTCCCGTTAATCAGTCGTTCGGCGGCGCTTATCGCATGACCGCGAGGCTTGTCTCGCCGCACCGTTTTCGATGCATGGAATACCGCATGATAGCGGAGCTTGTAAGCAGCGAACAGGAAAGAGGAATGGCATGCGTTTGCTGGTGTTGATTCTGGCCATGGCGCTGTCTGTTGCCTTGGCATTGTGGTCACGGCAGCCGTTGGCGCCGTTGTCGGAAGGCTGGTTCAAGGCCGGCGCCAACACGGCGGACTACGAAGTCGGGCTTGATCTGGTTACTCAGCTATCCGGTCGTGGTGCCAAAACGATTCGTTATCCCGGCAGTGGCGATACCGGTCAGCACAGCGTCGCGATGATTACCCAGACGATTCTGGCCGATAATTATCGCGGTCGTCAGGTGCGCTTTGCGGCGCAGGTCAAGACTGAAGATGTGGAAGGCTGGAGCGGATTGTGGATGCGTATCGATGGGCCGGAACAGGAAATCCTGGCGCTCGACAATATGCAGGCCCGGCCCTTGCGCGGCGATGCCGATTGGCTGGAATACCCGGTGATCCTGAATGTGCCGAAAGAAGCAGTGGTGATCAGCTTTGGTTTATTGCAAGCCGGTAATGGCCAAACCTGGATGGATCAATTGAGTTTCCGCATTGTTGAGAATCAGCAGCCGACCAGTGATGGCTCGCCGGAAGACAGTGATTACAGTTTTCGCACCGAACCAACGTTGTGAGCGAGTGCCTGCATGCTGACTAAAGTGAATTCTGCTGAGCCGGAAATGAGCAATGCCCGTGGCTTGAGTTGCACGTATTTGCGTGGGTTCAGCGGTAGGGAAATTCTGTTCGCGGGCGTGACCTGCTTATTATTTTTGCTGGTTGCCTGGTTAAGTGAACAGGATATGGCGGCCATTGCTTTTGGCTGCCTGATGATCGCCTTGTGGCCCAACTATCTGCTGCTGGCATGGGCAAAGCGCTACGCCTTTCAGGTCAATTCTGTTCGACTCTTTTTGCTGTTGTTATTGCTGCTTGCCGGTGTTAACGCTGCTATGGCTACCTTGCTATTCTATCGTTGGGCGTTACCCTCGGTGTCGTTACTGCTGGTCGATTGGCAGGCATTTCTGATCGCACTGAGCTTGCCGTTACTGCTTTCCTGGTCGGCAGTATGGACAGGCTTGCAGTTGCAGCGTCGCTTCGCCACGCGACAGCGTGAAGAAGAGAAAAAGGAATTGGAGCGAGCGGTATTACTGGCCGAGTTGAAAGCGTTGCAGGCGCAGGTCGAGCCGCATTTTCTGTTCAATACGCTCGCCAATCTGATGCACCTGATCGAACACGACAGCGCCACAGCGCGAAAAATGCTGGAGCATTTGGTTGCTTATCTACGGGCCAGCTTGCCGAGTTTTCGCAATCAAATGAGCGAGCTTGGGCAAGAGCTGGAGCTGGTGCGCAACTATCTGGCGTTGATTGCCATGCGTTTTGGTGCCCGCTTCCAGTTTCGGGTGGAGGCGAGTGGCACTTATGGCGATTGGCGCATGCCGCCGATGATGCTGATTTCACTGGTCGAGAATGCCGTCAAGCATGGTGTAGAACGCAAAAGTGGGCCGGTGGAAATTCGGGTCCGCGCCGAATGCACACCACAACAAATCGTGTTGACGGTTACCGACACCGGCGCCGGTCTGCAACCGAATGCCAATGGTAATGGTGTAGGATTACGCAATATCCGCGAACGACTGCAGCGACTTTACGGCGACAGCGCCGAGTTGACGTTGCAGGGCAATGAGGCGGGTGGTGTTACCGCTACGCTGCGCTTGCCAAAAACCAATGGACATGGCTGATGAATATCCTGATTGCCGATGACGAACCTTTGCTTAGGGCGCAATTGAAAAATCTGCTGCTGAAGTTATTGCCGGATGCATTGCTAACGGAAGCAGAAGATGGCTACAAGGTCTTGGAGTGCTTGAAAAACGAAACACCGGACGTGGCTTTTCTGGATATCCGGATGCCGGGCTTGAGCGGCATGGAATTGGCGGAACATTTTCCGGACAGCACACAGATAGTTTTTGTTACCGCCTACGATGAGTACGCGATTGAGGCCTTTGAAAAAGGCGCCGTCGATTATTTGTTGAAGCCGGTGGAAGCCGCGCGCCTGAGCAAAACCATTGAGCGTTTGCAGGCCAAGCAGCGCGCCCCGGAGCTGGTCGAAAGATCGGTCGAGCCGGCACAAATGCTGCGCTGGATTCATGCGTCAACCGCGCATTCGATTCAGGTGATTCCGGTCGATGAAGTGATCTATTTCCGTTCCGATGCCAAGTACACGAAAGTCCGCACGGCGCAGGCAGAAGCCTATATTCGCACCCCGATCAAAGAGCTGGTGCAGCGCCTCGATGCGGAATTGTTCTGGCAGATTCATCGCAGTGCCATCGTCAACGCTCGTCATATCGAACGCGTACTGCGTGATGGCGACGGCGGTATGACGATTGTGCTGAAAGGTCTGGATGAGCGGCTTCCGGTCAGCTCCAGTTACCATCACCTGTTCCGGCAGATGTAATCAGCGGCAGTTTGTACGCTGGCGCAATGTATCCCTTTGTAGCCAATCGCAACAAAGCGCAAATATCAGCGTTTGTTCCTTGTTCGCTACCGCCCTTCCGATTACGCTGCGTGCGCGAAATATACTTCGCGGTGGATTTTTTCGCCGAAATACTGGACCAAAACTTAAGTCCCGGCGAGTTGCGTAAACGATAGGAGAGAGCTGTCGATGTCGTCCCAGATGGTTGTCGTGGCGAGTCGCTTTTCGGCGACGCTGATTTCATTGGTATTGCTGAGTGCCTGTGGTGGCGGTGGAGGCGGCGGTTCCAGCACTGTAGTTCCGCCAAACTCCGGCGGCACGCCGCCACCGGTCGCCCAGAAATGTTCAGCCAATAACCCGTTCCGGGTTGATGCCGTGGCGCCCACTACGGTCGGCACGTTGGCCGATGAAAAATCCTGGGTGCAGAACTATGTCAATGGCGCCTACCTTTGGTACAACGAGATGCCTAGCGTCAATGCTTCGCTAGCCGCCTATTCCAACGAGGCCGATGTGTTCGGTTCGCTGCAAAATTATTTCAATGCGTTGTTGACGCCGGCGCGCACGACTTCCGGTAAATTGAAAGATGAATTCAGTTTTATTTATTCGACCAAGCAGTGGCGCGAATTGAGCCAGTCCGGTACCTCGTTGAGTTTTGGTATTGAATGGTATCTGGCTTCATCGACGCCGCCACGCGGCATCCGTGTTGCCTACGTCGAACCGAATTCCCCGGCAGCACAGCAAGGCCTGCAACGCGGTGACACCTTGGTCAGTTTCGATGGCGTTTCCGCCGACACCAATGTGCAAAGCGAGCTCGATACCCTGAACCAGATTTTCTCGCCAAGCAATGGCAATGGTCGCAGCTTTGTATTCGATCGTAACGGTTCGCAAGTGACGGCATTTTTTGGCGCTAGCGAAGTAGTCAAGCAGCCGGTGTTGATCAGCAATACCTTGGACATCAACGGCCAGAAAGTGGGTTACATGGTGTTCAATGATCATATCGCCAGTGCCGAACAGCCGCTGATCGATAGCTTCACGCAGTTCAGCAATGCCGGCATCAGCGATTTGATTCTGGATTTGCGTTACAACGGTGGTGGTTATCTGTTCCTGGCTTCGGAAGTGGCTTACATGATTGCCGGCCCGACGCGCACCAGTGGCAAGTACTTTGAGAAGCTGCAATACAACGACAAGCGCGTTGCCGACAATAATCAGGCACCGACACCGTTCTATAACACCAGTTGCATCATCAACAGCCAGTTTCAGTGCACGGGCAATCAGTCGCTGCCGAATTTGAATCTGGGCCGGGTATTTGTGCTGACCTCGAAATCAACCTGTTCGGCCAGTGAAGCGATCATCAATGGTTTGGAAGGTATTGATGTCCAAGTGATTCGTATTGGCGCAACGACTTGCGGCAAACCCTATGGTTTTACTGCCAAGGACAACTGCGGTATTTCCTATTTCCCGATTGAATTCAAAGGCATCAACTTCAAAGGTTTCGGTGATTACGCGGATGGTTTTTCAGCGCAATGTGCGGCAGCGGATGATTTCAGCAAAGCGCTTGGCGACACCAGCGAAGGTATGCTCGCGGCCGCGCTTTATCGACGTGCCAATGGTAGTTGTCCGGCGACTACTGGCCAACAAAAGTTGAGCGTCGAGCAGCAAGGCGCTGTTGTCCATGAGCCGGTGCGCAGCAATCGGTTTGTGTTGCCGGAGGCTGGTCGATGAGAACGGCGATGCTGTCGTGTGCACTTGTCGGGCTTGCTGCTTGCGCGCACACGCCAACACAGAGTGAACCGGCAAAATTGAATGCGCCATCGCAAGCTTGTGTGCAGTTGATACAACAATTTGCCGAACGCGTGACCGGTCAACCGGTCACGCTCGGGCACAGCATTTTTGCTGAGCGCGATACGCTGTTGCTGGAACCGCAAGCAGCATTGCAAATTGACGGTCGGGTGCGTGGTCGGCCGGAGATGTTGTGGCTGCGGAAAACGGACGGACAGTGTGTTGTGCAGCATCCGCGGACTGAGGCACAGCAGGTTTTGAAGGATTGCTCTTGCAAGGCGCTGGATCAGCAATAGCTACTGGTTCTGCATTCTCGCCAAAAAAATGATCCCACCCTCCCCTTGCCAGGGGAGGGATCTATTACGTGCTTTTCCCTTCGTCAGCGAAGGGATCTTAGATCCCCGCTCTTTCAAAGAGCGAGCAAGGAAAAAGACGGTGATTCCGGCGCAGCGCCAGCCGCTCTGTCGGCTAGTCGGGCGGGGTGAGATGGGATTAGAAACCATCTCAAAAATGCCTGGAGCTCGGTGATCTGCGCGAATGCGGTGCTCGGAAAAATCCGCCAGGAGCGGATTTTCGCGTAGCCCGAAGGGTGAGCCACATGGATGTGGCGAACAATCCTCATTTACGACTTGTAAACTCCGGTTCCTCCGTTCCTCTTCACACACTTCGCCTTCGCCCAGACTATTTTTGAGATGGCTTCTAGTAAGATACTAACCAGCTTCGCATTGAGTCTGGATCAAATCCAGGAGTCTGTCGTGCATTGATGTAGCTGCGAATTCATTCGCACAAATCTCTCATTATTTCTTCAGAAATATGTCCGAATGAATTCGGACCTACTACATACCTATCTTCGGTCGGTTCGACCCGTCAACATTGGGAGCAGCATTTATGCGATTCTGGTTAGAAAAATCAGAAAACCTATTCAAACTTCGAGGAGCGATTCAACAATTCTTTCGCGGCCACGGCCGGTGCAACATGATCGTGCAAAATTCGATAAATCTGTTCGGTGATCGGCATATCGATTTGGTAGCGCTTGGCCAGTTGCCAGACTTCGGCAACGTTGCTGGCCGCTTCGACGACCTGGCCGATTTCTTTCTGTGTTTGTTCCGGTGTTTTGCCTGCACCCAAACCCAAACCGAAACGACGATTGCGTGATTGATTGTCGGTGCAGGTCAGGATCAAATCGCCGAGCCCTGCCATGCCGTAGAAGGTCTCGGCTTTGCCGCCCATGGCAACGCCAAGCCGCATCATTTCTGCCAGGCCGCGAGTGATCAAGGCGGTGCGGGCATTGGCACCGAAACCCAAACCGTCACAAATGCCAGCGCCGACAGCGAGAATATTTTTCACCGCACCGCCGACTTGCACGCCGATGATGTCATCGCTTTGGTAAACGCGGAATTTGTCGTTGTGAAAGCGCCCGACCATGTCCTGACGGAACTCGATAAAGGTCGAGGCCAGCGTGATCGCGGTGGGTAAACCGGCAGCCAATTCTTTGGCGAAGCTTGGGCCGGAGAGAATGGCGTTCGGCAATGCGCTGCTGAATTCATCTTCAACGACTTGCGAAAGCAGCGCTTGCGCGCCGTGTTCGAAACCTTTGGTCGCCCAAATCAGGCGCAACGAACTGCTTGTGTAGGGTTTTATCGCTCGCAGCGTTTCGCGAAAGGCATGACTTGGCACCGCGATTAACACATCACGCACGCCATCAAGCGCTTGCGCCAGTGTGGCAGTGGCGGTCAGGTTATCGGGGAAAATAATGCCGGGAAGATAGCGCTGGTTTTGTCGTGACGACTGCATCGTTTGCATCGTCGTGACATCGCGGCCCCAGAGTCGGACCTCGTTGTCATTGCGCGCCAAATGGAGCGCGAGAGCGGTGCCCCAGGAGCCGGCGCCGAGTACGGAAATCGGAGTCTGGGGCACTTAGCTTCGCTCAATGATTACTGAACGGTGGCGTTGCTGTCGCCTTCGGCGCTGCCGCGTTGCTCGGCTTCTTTTTGCAGCTGCATCGCGAACAGTTGATCGAAATTGACCGGGTTCAGGTGCAGGGCCGGGAAGCCGCCGCTGCCAACAATGGCAGCCACTTCCTGACGGGCATACGGGAACAGGATGTTCGGGCAGAACGCGCTCAGCGCGTGACGCAGTTGCATGCCTTCCAGACCGCTGATGTTCATCAGGCCGGCTTGTTGCACTTCGGCGATGAACGCGACTTGCTCACCGGATTTGCATTCGACATTGATGGTCAACACGACTTCGTAGACGTCGCCGTCCAGTTTGCGGGCTTTGCTGTTCAGCTGCACGTTGTAGTTCGGTTCAAAGGCTTTCTGAAACACTTCTGGAGTATTCGGCGCTTCAAACGAAATGTCCTTGGTGTAGACGCGAATCAGGTTGAATCCGGCCTGTGGTGCCTGCGCCTCGGTGTTGGTTTCTTCAGCCATGGTTATTCCTCTGTCTTTATTAAATGGCTTTCCGTCTCAGGCGGAAAGCTTTGGTTGTAACTGACCTGCGCGGTGCAGATCATATAAATCATCACAGCCGCCAATCGACTCGCCGTTGATGAAAATTTGCGGCACGGTACGACGGCCGCTGCGGCTCATCATTTCCTGCCGTTTCGCATCGTCTTGGTCGATGCGAATTTCTTCGTAGCTGGCGCCGAGACTGTCGAGCAGCTGTTTGGCGCGTACGCAGTACGGACAAACCAGCGTGGTGAACACTTCGACTCGGGCCATGACACAATCCTCTTATTTCTTGGTGACCGGCAAATTATCCGCCTGCCAACCTTGCATGCCGCTATTCAGGCGGAACACTTTCTCAAACCCTTTTTGCTTCAGCAGCTTGCAGGCATTGACGGCAGTCATGCCCTGGGCGCAGACGACAACGACCGGACGGTTTTTGAGCCGTTCCAGATCCTTGTCGGCTTCGGCCAGCTTGCTCAGCGGGATATTCAGCGCACCGACAATATGACCTTTGTTGAACTCGGCAGCCGGGCGGATATCCAGCACGACGCCATCTTCGCGATTAACGAGATTGGTCAACTGCTGAGCGGCGATGGCCTTGCCGGCACCACTGCTCAAAAAGGCAGCCAGAGTCAGAAACAGCAACACGACCCAGGCCATCGTTAACATGGGGGAGGTTTGGAAGAGTTCAACCGCAATATTCATAAATCAACTGAGAAAAGAGGCAGGGGCCTGAAAAAGAGCGCCGATTATACAGAAGCGGCTGGCCGGCGACAGTGAAGAAAAAGCCGGGCTTTGGCCCGGCTTTCCGTTTGCGACTGGATGGTTGTCGTCTTGGCGGAAACAACCGCAAAACGGCCTTTGAGGCCGGGCTATAACGCCCGAACCTCGACTTCAGTACCGCTGACACCGACGATCTCGACTTTCTGCCCGGCCGGCAGATCATCGCCTCGGGCGGTCCATAGTGTGTCGTCGATATTGACCTTGCCACGGCCGTTGACGATGGCTTCTGCCAGCACCACCTTGCGGCCGACCAGCTGCGCGCTGCGCCGGTTCAGGCCGCTGCTGGTATCGGCATTCTGGCGGCTGTACCAGCGCCGGCCGAGTACAACGGTGATGATCGACAGCAACGCAAACAGGCTAAATTGCCAGAGCGCGGACAACGGCAGCAACCAGACCACGACACCAGTGCCGAGCGCGGCAATGCCAAGGAACAGCAGATAAAAGCCGGGTACCAGCATTTCCAGCGCAATCAGCACCAGACCGGCGGCCAGCCAGTGCCAGTAGGCGATGCTCCAGTTTTCCATCATTTCACCTGCGCCTGTTTCAGCAGATCGGTGATGCCGCCGAGGGCGCCGATGACGTTGCCGGCTTCCAGCGGCATCAGCACCAGCTTCTCGTTCGGGGCGCTGGCGATCTGGCCCAGCGCATCAATGTATTTCTGCGCGACGAAGTAATTGATCGCGCGGGTATCGCCCTGGCCGATGGCTTCGGACACCACGCGGGTGGCGTTGGCTTCGGCTTCGGCCAAGCGCTCGCGCGCTTCGGCCTGGCGAAACGCGGCTTCCTTTTCGCCTTCGGCAGCCAGAATCTGCGACTGCTTCAAGCCTTCTGCCTTCAGGATTTCCGCCTGACGCAGACCTTCGGCTTCCAGAATCTGGGCGCGCTTGATCCGCTCGGCTTTCATCTGCCGGGCCATGGCTTCCTGCAAATCAGCCGGTGGCGCGATATCGCGCACTTCGATACGGGTGATCTTGACGCCCCAGGGATTGGTTGCGGCATCGACGATGGCCAGGATATGGGCGTTGATCTGGTCGCGCTTCGACAGCATTTCGTCCAGATCCATGCCGCCGAGTACGGTACGCAGGTTGGTCATCACCAGGTTCTGCATCGCGTGTTCAAGGTGGCGGATTTCATAGGTCGCGTGTGAGGCGCTGATCACCTGATAAAAGCAGACGGCGTCGATGGTGACCGTGGCGTTGTCTTTGGAAATCACCTGCTGCTCGGGAATATCGAGCACCTGTTCCATCATGTTGACCTTGGCGCCAACCCGCTCGATAAATGGCGTAATGAAATGCAGGCCCGGCGACAGCGTGCGCACGTATTTGCCGAAGCGCTCAACGGTGTACTCAAAACCCTGCCGCACCGATTTGACGCCGGAAAACACCAGCACAATCGCAAACAGCACCAACCCCAATACCACCATTTCCATTTTTAACCACTCCTGTGCCTGACCATCGCATGATGGTCGTTATTGTTTTTGCCCGGCCAGCCACTGCTGGACCGGGAATGCGCGGGATTTTTGCCCGCCACAATAAATTAGCGCCAGATTTACACTGGCGCTGTAAAAAATGATGTCTATTTATGAGTGAGTTTATTTCGGTGCAGGAGGCAGCCGATTTTCCTGCAGCGCGATGAAGGCCTGTTGTCGATGGCTTTGCTCGAGGTTGTATTGCTGAGCGAATTCCAGCGCGTCTTCGGCCAGCTCGGCAGCCTCTTCAAACTCGCCGATCAGCGCCAGTCCGTAGGCACGCCAATCCCAGACCGAAATGCTCAGGCGTTCGCTGAGCCGGGCCAGGCTGGCAACGGCTTCGGCCCAACGGTTCGGGTCTTTGCTTTTCAGTTGCTGCGTGGCCTGATGGAGCAGGGCTTCGGCATGACCGGAGGCGGCGGCATCGCTCAGGTACTGTTGCTGTTTTGCCGGGTCCAGTTTCAGCTCGTCGTCGGCCTGCAAGCGCAGCGCTAAATAGGCCTTGGCATCGGCCGAGCCGGCTCGCGCGGCATGATCCATCCAGCGCAAGCCCTTGACTCGATCGCGCCGGCAACCATCGCCGCGCAATAACCGGGAACCGGTTTCATAGGCGGCCTGAACATCACCAAGCATGGCTGCATCACGCCAGGCCTGGGTCGCATATTTTGGATCGACCCGGCCTCGTGGCGAAACGGCGGCTGCCGACAGCTGCTTGGCCAGTGCTACCAGCGCATTGCGGTTGCCGGCGGCGCTTTGCAATTGTTTTTCAACAGCGTTGAAATCCGCCCAGGTCTTGTCATCTTCAATCAGGAAGTCGAGGCAGTAGGCGTAGCGAACACCGGGTTTACCGGCCTGAAAACGCCAACTCTCCAGCTGCTTTTCCGTCGACCCGGCCAGTACCGATGGTTTCGCCCAAGGCTCGAATGCAGCCGGGGCAATCGGCTTGCCATCAGCATCAAGGTAGAACGAAGCGCAAAGTACGCCTTGGTCGCCTTTTTCTCTGGCCCGGGTTGGGTAGTCGACGGCAACGCCGGATTTCAGCATCGCTTCGGCGTACTGCAGATCATAGATGGTCGGTTCGTTGCTGTTCAGCTGCGGCAGCATGCGGTTTTCGAGGCCGGGCCGGCTATACATGCCCATCAGTTCGGTCGCACGCTTTTCGGCCTGCGCTTTGATGCCCGGCGGTAACTGGGCGCCGATGGTGTCGCGGATCTTGGCGGCGACATCGGTGTCTTCCAGCGCCGCGACCGCAGCCCAGGCATAGGCATCAATGGCGTTCATCGGACCGCCTTCGCCTTTGGCGTACATCGTTGAGAGTACGCGCTGGGCTTTGGCATCACCGAGTTCGGCGGCCAGCAAAAATTCCTGTTTGGCTTTGGCAAAATCCTTGCTGTTGTAGGCGTCCAGTCCGGCCAGATAATCCGCAGACGCCGTCATGGCTGTTGCGGCACACACTATCCCCAGGATATGGAGCTTCATGGGCAGACCTCTTCGTTACGACGTGAATTCGGTACGCATATGCTGAGATTCTATCGTGAATCATGGGTGAAAAATCGGTTTGCACCACTTCTTTCAGTACAATAGTCGGCATTTTCATATCTGCTGAAAGGTATACCGACGTATGAGTGTGGCGCCAAAACCGATGGTTCTGATTGTGCTGGATGGCTGGGGGTATCGCGAAAATCCACAAGACAACGCCATTTTAGCCGCCAACACCCCGAATTGGGACCGGCTCTGGGCGCGCTACCCGCATACGCTGATTTCCGGTTCGGGCGAAGATGTCGGTTTGCCGGCGGGTCAGTTTGGCAACTCCGAAGTCGGCCATATCAATCTCGGTGCCGGCCGCATTGTCTATCAGGAGCTGACCCGCATTTCAAAAGCGATTCGCGACGGCGAATTCGTCGATAACCCGGCGTTCACCACGGCTATCGATAATGCCAACAAGCACCGCGGCGTCGTGCACATCATGGGCCTATTGTCGGCCGGTGGTGTGCACAGTCATGAAGAACATTTATTCGCAGCGGTTGAGATGGCCGTCAAGCGCGGTGCCAAAGCGGTCTACTTGCACGCGTTTCTGGATGGTCGCGACACGCCCCCACGTAGCGCCGAAGGCTCGCTGCAAGCCGCCGAAAAATTATGCGCGCAATACCCGCAGGCGCGCGTTGCCAGCATCATCGGTCGTTACTTTGCGATGGATCGTGACAAGCGCTGGGATCGGGTGCAGGCTGCTTACGAATTGCTGACGACCGGCAAAGCCGAATTTACTGCCGACAGCGCCGTCGAAGGATTGCAGCAAGCTTACGCCCGCGGCGAAAACGACGAATTCGTCAAAGCCACGCGCATTGGTGAGCCGGTGTCGATTGAAGCCGGTGATGCGCTGCTGTTCATGAATTTCCGCGCGGACAGAGCCCGGCAAATCAGCCGTGCTTTCGTCGACGACCAGTTTGACGGCTTTGCCCGCAACAAAATTGCGCCGCTGTATTTCGTGCAGCTGACGCAGTATGCCGCCGATATTCCGGCGCCGGTCGCCTTCGCACCGACCAGCCTGAACAACACGCTTGGCCAGTGGTTGCAGGACCACGGCAAAACCCAGTTGCGCATTGCCGAAACGGAAAAATACGCACACGTAACGTTTTTCTTCAACGGTGGCGTCGAGCAAACTTTCAACGGCGAACAGCGCATCATGGTCAACTCGCCATCGGTCGCGACCTATGATCTGCAGCCGGAAATGAGCGCCGCTGAAGTGACTGACAAAATGGTCGATGCCATCGAAAACCAACGTTACGACGTCATCATCTGCAACTACGCCAACGCCGACATGGTTGGCCACACCGGTGTATTCGAGGCGGCGGTCAAAGCGATTGAAACCTTGGATGTTTGTCTTGGCCGCATTGCCACCGCGCTGGAAAAAGTCGGCGGCGAAGCGCTGATCACGGCCGATCACGGCAATGCCGAACAGATGCACGATCATGACGTCAATCAGCCGCACACCCAGCACACCACCGAAGCGGTGCCGCTGCTCTATATTGGCCGCAACGCCGACGTGGCGGTGCAGGATGGTGTGTTGTCCGATATCGCCCCAACGCTGCTGCATCTGATCGGCATG from Permianibacter aggregans harbors:
- the dtd gene encoding D-aminoacyl-tRNA deacylase — its product is MIALLQRVNHASVTVAGECIGKVDTGLLVFLCAEPQDNEAVADRLLERVLNYRIFSDEQGKMNRSVRDIDGGVLLVPQFTLAADTRKGNRPGFSTAAAPAFGEQMFRYAWQQLQALHPNVASGQFGADMKVALENDGPATFWLQQNG
- a CDS encoding sensor histidine kinase is translated as MLTKVNSAEPEMSNARGLSCTYLRGFSGREILFAGVTCLLFLLVAWLSEQDMAAIAFGCLMIALWPNYLLLAWAKRYAFQVNSVRLFLLLLLLLAGVNAAMATLLFYRWALPSVSLLLVDWQAFLIALSLPLLLSWSAVWTGLQLQRRFATRQREEEKKELERAVLLAELKALQAQVEPHFLFNTLANLMHLIEHDSATARKMLEHLVAYLRASLPSFRNQMSELGQELELVRNYLALIAMRFGARFQFRVEASGTYGDWRMPPMMLISLVENAVKHGVERKSGPVEIRVRAECTPQQIVLTVTDTGAGLQPNANGNGVGLRNIRERLQRLYGDSAELTLQGNEAGGVTATLRLPKTNGHG
- a CDS encoding LytR/AlgR family response regulator transcription factor, coding for MNILIADDEPLLRAQLKNLLLKLLPDALLTEAEDGYKVLECLKNETPDVAFLDIRMPGLSGMELAEHFPDSTQIVFVTAYDEYAIEAFEKGAVDYLLKPVEAARLSKTIERLQAKQRAPELVERSVEPAQMLRWIHASTAHSIQVIPVDEVIYFRSDAKYTKVRTAQAEAYIRTPIKELVQRLDAELFWQIHRSAIVNARHIERVLRDGDGGMTIVLKGLDERLPVSSSYHHLFRQM
- a CDS encoding S41 family peptidase, translating into MSSQMVVVASRFSATLISLVLLSACGGGGGGGSSTVVPPNSGGTPPPVAQKCSANNPFRVDAVAPTTVGTLADEKSWVQNYVNGAYLWYNEMPSVNASLAAYSNEADVFGSLQNYFNALLTPARTTSGKLKDEFSFIYSTKQWRELSQSGTSLSFGIEWYLASSTPPRGIRVAYVEPNSPAAQQGLQRGDTLVSFDGVSADTNVQSELDTLNQIFSPSNGNGRSFVFDRNGSQVTAFFGASEVVKQPVLISNTLDINGQKVGYMVFNDHIASAEQPLIDSFTQFSNAGISDLILDLRYNGGGYLFLASEVAYMIAGPTRTSGKYFEKLQYNDKRVADNNQAPTPFYNTSCIINSQFQCTGNQSLPNLNLGRVFVLTSKSTCSASEAIINGLEGIDVQVIRIGATTCGKPYGFTAKDNCGISYFPIEFKGINFKGFGDYADGFSAQCAAADDFSKALGDTSEGMLAAALYRRANGSCPATTGQQKLSVEQQGAVVHEPVRSNRFVLPEAGR
- a CDS encoding NAD(P)H-dependent glycerol-3-phosphate dehydrogenase, yielding MPQTPISVLGAGSWGTALALHLARNDNEVRLWGRDVTTMQTMQSSRQNQRYLPGIIFPDNLTATATLAQALDGVRDVLIAVPSHAFRETLRAIKPYTSSSLRLIWATKGFEHGAQALLSQVVEDEFSSALPNAILSGPSFAKELAAGLPTAITLASTFIEFRQDMVGRFHNDKFRVYQSDDIIGVQVGGAVKNILAVGAGICDGLGFGANARTALITRGLAEMMRLGVAMGGKAETFYGMAGLGDLILTCTDNQSRNRRFGLGLGAGKTPEQTQKEIGQVVEAASNVAEVWQLAKRYQIDMPITEQIYRILHDHVAPAVAAKELLNRSSKFE
- the secB gene encoding protein-export chaperone SecB, whose product is MAEETNTEAQAPQAGFNLIRVYTKDISFEAPNTPEVFQKAFEPNYNVQLNSKARKLDGDVYEVVLTINVECKSGEQVAFIAEVQQAGLMNISGLEGMQLRHALSAFCPNILFPYARQEVAAIVGSGGFPALHLNPVNFDQLFAMQLQKEAEQRGSAEGDSNATVQ
- the grxC gene encoding glutaredoxin 3, giving the protein MARVEVFTTLVCPYCVRAKQLLDSLGASYEEIRIDQDDAKRQEMMSRSGRRTVPQIFINGESIGGCDDLYDLHRAGQLQPKLSA
- a CDS encoding rhodanese-like domain-containing protein; the encoded protein is MNIAVELFQTSPMLTMAWVVLLFLTLAAFLSSGAGKAIAAQQLTNLVNREDGVVLDIRPAAEFNKGHIVGALNIPLSKLAEADKDLERLKNRPVVVVCAQGMTAVNACKLLKQKGFEKVFRLNSGMQGWQADNLPVTKK
- a CDS encoding NfeD family protein is translated as MMENWSIAYWHWLAAGLVLIALEMLVPGFYLLFLGIAALGTGVVVWLLPLSALWQFSLFALLSIITVVLGRRWYSRQNADTSSGLNRRSAQLVGRKVVLAEAIVNGRGKVNIDDTLWTARGDDLPAGQKVEIVGVSGTEVEVRAL
- a CDS encoding SPFH domain-containing protein, yielding MEMVVLGLVLFAIVLVFSGVKSVRQGFEYTVERFGKYVRTLSPGLHFITPFIERVGAKVNMMEQVLDIPEQQVISKDNATVTIDAVCFYQVISASHATYEIRHLEHAMQNLVMTNLRTVLGGMDLDEMLSKRDQINAHILAIVDAATNPWGVKITRIEVRDIAPPADLQEAMARQMKAERIKRAQILEAEGLRQAEILKAEGLKQSQILAAEGEKEAAFRQAEARERLAEAEANATRVVSEAIGQGDTRAINYFVAQKYIDALGQIASAPNEKLVLMPLEAGNVIGALGGITDLLKQAQVK